The region cactggtaggttctcagaacagaagttcgtcagcttcagcccttcaatcgcgaataatacgtttaccactgaaggtttggcattattacgggataaaagacctcccctgactcccctcaacaggacatcctaaagcaagttcccagtctcggggtcctcggattgatcagcgagaatgcgcccaccagagctaacataatcacgtctcgaaggagaggcctcgactgagttctcgggaaatggtcaccagagtcgacgatttctaaaggaacaccatgtcgttacggaacatccgtaggacataatatatccaaaagaaacctcgtctgggtgtagttcttcacgaacgacttaacgtagcaacatgccacgcaagcctcatgatcatccactctaaaacctgtgtgtacactcaagcctgggtaatgggcttatctctcatagaacatcccatcccaacaaacaaacaaacagatccaatagatacaacagatgcatgcaagcaggtaagcaaataaatgtacaaaagcatgaacacccaataaacaagaaatcacacaagctaggagggactcgcttagggaagatggaccagcaagaggtcaacttcttttgtccccagcagagtcgccagctgtcacaacctgaaaaataccgtgcgcgaaaaaacaaccggcgaaagaaaatgacagaagagtcgccaccgtgcgttattcatcccaaaggagggaaaggaaacgctcgaagtaaacctgaaaaaggaaaggacaagacggggtctcgcaaccaaatcttgggttcgggagtcggttatgcgaagggaaggtattagcacccctacgcatccgtagtactctacgggatccacttttgtagttcttgtctaaagggtgtgagtttatcttgtgctgtttgccaaaaaaaaagggttaaatgaaaatgactcgcgcggatgtcgcatccactgcatacgtatctcatctgaatatgagaatcagagtcttcgtagctcggctacctatgggttggggggatgtgtgctcgctaagacatcgcgtcttatgcctacgtatctcatttggcctgagaatcagagcaaaacgtagttcggctaactatggggttatggattgggttttggacgaacgacgtcactacgcaatctaccggatgctcgacctttggagacttactcgcctgtagtagaaggagttaacgtgttgctttgggttttagggtttgggatgctcaagggcaaaaaggcagtccttgatgaaggaaccgcgctacatgcagggatacgaacacatacaaaacaaacatgtataaagtaaatgtgccaacaaggggctcagaagtaaataaacaaaagaaaacacatgcctcctatcgaggtcttccagctaagaaagcgataaaatgcggaaaagaggtaaaagtaccacacggatgaagatccgaagtaacagcaattaaaggagtaagaaacccagggacctcccaagctaatgccatcaaagaaaagtgagtcagtacaggtaatcggaatgaacctccagggggtatcccacaaataaagttggaaaaccacgcaaaccatctctgcaagagtctgtgagccctcacaaaaactcaataaaagggttagtgaaacacgataagcatttttttcatgaataacagtatggtttcagaaacctcaaaccctgtggcatacatttcagaaatcatgtgattaaacattcaaggcataggtttcacccattcatgcataattaaacccgtgggcaaaaacataatgaaattcatccatcatacctcatacattcagatgatccaaattaagaacataaaatcatgggaatgaggcaaacctgatgggagagaccggttgaaatcaaatggcacggctgggtttgcaaggcaatgaaagtgtgtgagtcagattgaatttttcagagctgcctgggggttactctgagttctctgtcaggtttctctccaggttttgtcaagggttttgtttcaaggaaacctcagagtattttgcttctctccctttttctcaagtgaagccttggtatttatagactgaatttcatggttttgtgggctcaaatgagagagacccaagtccaaaaatttttattacattttattttttttttattattatttttatttatttattttttttgtaaaaaattattattattattatttttttttcgttttttttttcattttttttcggatctaattctgattgacatgatgaaatgcaatatgaaatgaatgcatgaatgaggagggcaaattttagggtgttacagggagaacaaatttagcctacgctgttagacgaaacagaagttggtgcgattgtggaaaattccaggcctttcgcataccttgctcccatgtcattgcaacatgcgtttatactcgtcaagatgcttacaaccatttatctgatgtgtacaaggccaacaccatcattaatgtatataatcaaagcttctcagtactaccaatggaggattgttggcctccatatgaaggtgatattgtttgacacaatgacgagatgcatagaaagaagaaaggaaggccaaacagcacatgtatcaaaacagagatggattccaaaaataaaatgattagattatgtagtatctgtcgtcaaccaggacacaacaagaacaactgtcccaatcgaggagcatcatctaggtcttaagctttttgtaacattgtatttctgtaaccttcaatcattatatatcattaagtttttgttacaacgaggttcacaagaaacatcagtacaaaataagctatctgaaaacataaatatttctaactgattacaacaatcaaattgatgtcgtctcgatcgaacatcatttccctagtatcctatcagtcttcattcgcacccaaccaaagataatgtcaagtctctcaatacttctaattttttccccttctggtattttaccagctaaccaacgaaccagctcccgcttcagttgatcgaacgtagtgatgttccagaacaacatcagcatctgaggttcgtctctcgcataaatcaccttaccgtatcggcgacgaacaccaaacataATTGCCAAATGATTATGTGAGATGTGGAACATTtactcacacaacgcatctatttataacacaaaaattgcactttaggaggagtctccaattgaattggcgactcctcttaaaccctacacaggggcgccaattggattggatagggcacctgccctagccaatccaattagcgtctccattcaagttttaagaggagtctccaattcaattggcgactcctcctaaaaatgggatactttgggattttttttgaaaccatgggtattttgggaatttccttgaaaaagtggattatttttgtaaaaaaaatgCCAATGACACATGTTAAGAAACTTATAAATAAAAAACTTATATTGAAAAAACTAACAAAATTATTAATTATTAGTTTTTGATAAATTCAATAtataattttcaaattttttttttatatttatttctTAACTTGTGCCCTACAACATAAATTATCATTActcaataaataaaataataataaatataaaacatatacGCACACGCACACAACTTTAAAGTTTGACATTTAAATTTATTCAAATATGTTTATTTTTCataaaatatttaaagaaaaaGGAATATGCGTCGATAGTGTAAAATTATTTTACACTGTCAATCAATGAGACTCATGTATCCCGCCACatcacatttttatttttaaaatactgtTATAATTTGgaaatataaaatattttgattgaATGTCACTGTAATATTTTCTTTAGACTGACGACCGTGCACTTCCTTATACTCAAATATTTATATTATAAGAATATTTGAATAACAAAGTCACGGATTTCTCAAATACAATGCATTGTCTGCAAATGAGCTATCTCTCCGTCTCCCACTGACGCACAAATTTTACACATGAAACCAAATACGGAAAATACTAAAATATGATCTTATGACacatttaaaaaaattatataatatCAAGGTAtgatttaattataatttttgttCCTATTACAGTCATTCACGAAATTAATCCGGATTTCTTTTTTTTGCAGTTAAAATTAATTACGGGTCCATTTTTATATTATGTATTATTTGGTGAAATGCGGAAAATTATCATTAGAAGAATTGCACCATTTTCTGTAATACATGTATAGAGTTGCATCATGTATGTGTATCATAGAATTAGAACTCCATGCATGTGTGTAATATCGTATCATTTATCTAATTTGATCTCTTTTGTTCTATAACTAACTCTAATTCAGTTGTAATTAACTTCCAGTTATAATTTTCTCTAGTTTCAAGAATTTCTGTTTCATCTTCTTATTCGTTGGTTTTTCATGTTGTGTATTGTCATGGTTGCATGGTCACAGTTGCTAGAGATAGAATGGAAGACTCTAGCGAGTAAAGATTTTCCGATTTCAAGTTCTGGTTATACTTCTTTCTTTGCCATTGTTTTTTTATTGAAGTGGCTTATACTACTTCCTGTAATTTCTAATGGAGCCTTCAATGGCATCCTCCCCGAGTATTATAATAACTCATAGTGTTTCCCCTTCCTTTAGCATAAATATTAATTCAATTTCTTATTCTGTTGTTACTAATGTGAAAAAATCTAGCACTAACTCCTTAAGGAAATATAGGCTTGGTCATGCTATTTTCTTGCTATTAAACTTGCTTGAAAATATTGTAATATCAATGTCTCCAATAAAGGAAACACTGTTTTATAAATCCTATTGTTTGGAAAATCTCATAGAATACATGTTTTACAATTATACTCCTTTTATAGATACTTATATGAAGTATAATTTGATCTATTTCTTTCAACAGCcaaacactacgccaaaaatgacttttaacagcgcatcttagacagcgcttttaaaagaaagcgctgtctaaggttaaaattaaaataaaacacggaaaatgttccaaaaaaataatgaaagcgctgtctaagacccccccttagacagcgcttttagaaagcgcttttaaatatagaccttagtcagcgcttttgataaagcgctgtctaaagtctttaaattataaaaaaaattaaaaccaaaagcgctgtctaagggggggtttagaaagcgcttttggaaagcgctgtctaaggcataccttagaaagcgctttccacaaaagcgctgtctaaggtctaattaaaataaaatttcagactccatttcaattttcgttctctgttcttttgttttccctcttcttcactcacctcaCAAACTTCCGCCATTTCCTCTTCCCCTCAATCTCCATCAGCCATAACCTTCTTCTCAACTCACACAACATCACGCAGACACTCCAAAACACGACATCCCCATATCACCCACTTCTTCCTCAAAATATCTAAAACAGATCCTTTACTTTCTCTTCCTTCAACTTCCGAAAACCCTATTTTCCGCCTTCGAGGGTccctccgccgtcacccaaacaatcgaccgccgcactcgcctctcacctccgaacctccaccgtttccgccaccgcactcctcatctcaacaatctcaaccGTGCCGATATTCCCAAAATTTACAACAACAACAAACCCTTGCAACAACATGGTACAGACGGCAAGAGAAGCTACAACAACGTTGCAAAAATCTCGTCGGTAATAATTCTTTTTAATATAGTTAATGATTAATAGGCAATTGGTCCAAGAATGGGTATGGTTTGATTGGTTACATAATAGCTATATTGTGAATAATTATGTGTCTGTTACATTTGCTTTTATGGCAGAATGTGTTCCAGGGTAAAAGTTGGATCGTTGTCATTAGAATAACATTGTAAATGATCATAATTcattctgttttttttttttgcatttgaGTTAATGTTGTTATATCCATTTCTGTTTCGATAGGATTCCATTGTCGTGTTGTCTATGTTGTGTAAATTCGTTTTGATGCAGTATACTTTTATGTCGAAGTGTGTTTCGGGTTGCATGTATATTCGTGTTAATATTACAATAGCCCTGCATATAATCACACGTTGTGGTGACATGCTTTGTTACTGTTATGATATCCATGTTGGTTTCCATTTATTTGCATTACATATTTAATATATTATGTTCTTTCAAACTATAAACCATTTTGACTATGTCGCAACTGTGTAGCTAGAAAATAATCAAAACTTGTTTTGTGTTGTCTTTGCAATATGTGGCCACTATAATATCTCTTTTGGTTTCATTTGAATTGCATTGTGTATCAGGTACATTAGGTGTGCCAATTGTAAATCACTTCGATTTTGTTTCAATTACAGCTACATAATTATGTATGTAATTCGTATCATTGTGTTGCGACTGCTCTACTATTTTGTTAGTGGCTATCCTTTTATTTTTGCTTAAAGTGGGATTTTCTTCCCTTGGATTCTCCGTATCTCAACTCCAATATGTTGGctttgattttttttcaattCAATCTACATTAGTTGTTTTAATTTGGTTATTGGGTTTGTGGTACTCAATTAGAGAGGAAGGGAGGCAGTTCCCACTAAGGTTGCGTTTTTAGGGTTTATGTGGAATCCTTTGTCATGGGTTATGGAAGCTGCTGCTCTCATGGCCATTGCTATGGCACATGGAGGGGTAAGTCTCttctttttttgtttgttttgttatTTCTCAATGGTTTTCATTATTTCAAATCATACAAAATTAGAATAACTATGAAACTGTACTCTTATAACCTTTGGTTAACTTGATTTGAAAGTTACAAATGTTATTCATTTTACAAAAGGATTATGGAATACATACAAGAAAGATTTTGGTGGTAGAAGTTTGTTAAGGTGAAaagtcatgtttgaactttcAACTAGTGTTTTTAAAACCAGACCGTCCAGTTTAACTGGTTGAACTAAGAACCGATTAGTCCGTCTGCTGGTTCAATCAGTGTGTTTCAACTTATTGAACCATTATCTAGAAGTCTCACCGCTAGATCTTCGGTCCTGGTTTTAAAACAATGGTTTTTAATATCAACCGGTTTAATATAACAACGCTTTGATTATGCAGGGAAAGCGAGGAGATTATCAAGATTTTGTTGGCATAATTATTTTGCTAATTATAAACTCAACCATAAGTTTCATAGAAGAAAATAATGCTGGTAATGCAGCTGCTGCCCTTATGGCAAGATTGGCTCCAAAAGCAAaggttcttcttcttcttctcttaTAATCTCTTTGTTATCTTGTCTTGCTCATAGTTTCTTTGATTTCTAATTATATTTGATTAATAGGTACTTCGTGACGGAAAATGGAGCGAAGAAGATGCTTCGGTATTGGTCCCTGGAGACATAGTTAGCATCAAGCTAGGGGACATCATTCCTGCCGACGCACGTCTCCTTGAAGGTGACCCTTTGAAGATTGATCAGGTAAAATCTATAAAGTACTTTGAAATTACTGATGCATGATTCAAGCGTCACAACGAATAATATCTTCCACGAGTTTATTGATGTTGATATCAGATTCTAGATTTCTTATAATTGAAGTTATGTTTTTGCTGTTTGTACTTTTAGTCTGCTCTTACCGGAGAGTCACTCCCTGTGACTAAACATCCCGGAGAAGGAGTATATTCTGGTTCAACTTGCAAGCAAGGAGAAATTGAAGTCGTAGTCATAGCAACTGGAGTTCACACATTTTTCGGAAAGGCAGCTCATCTCGTCGAAAACACAACACACGTTGGACATTTCCAACAGGTACATAATTTCCAACAGGTACATAATGTTGTGATAGTAATGCTCACTGCGTGACAAATATTATTACAGGTTTTGACATCTATTGGAAATTTCTGCATCTGTTCAATTGCTATTGGATTGATTATTGAAATCATTGTGATATACGGCGTCCACGGATATGGTTACAGAAACGGTATTGATAACCTTCTAGTGCTACTAATTGGAGGAATCCCTATTGCAATGCCAACTGTTCTTTCAGTTACAATGGCTATTGGCTCACATAAGTTATCTCAGCAGGTTTGCAATTAGTACATTGATTATTCCAACATTTCAGTAGCTTTTTAAAGATgttgtcaagttttgatcatatgCATCATTGTTGCAGGGTGCTATAACAAAGAGAATGACTGCTATTGAAGAAATGGCCGGAATGGATGTGTTATGCAGTGACAAAACAGGCACATTAACTCTTAACAAGCTTACAGTGGACAAGGAAATGATTGAGGTTTTAATCTTATTCTTTCTAAAGATAAAATAGAACATCGCAATTACTTGAGACATAAGTTTCTTTTTTTGTCAAAAGTATACAAACAGATAAATATTAGTATTCGGAAAAACCCGAGTTTGAATTCTGACTGAAACAATCTTTGACCAGGAGGTATATTAACTTTGTTTCCCCTAACAATCATGAATATCTGGCAGGTTTTTGCCAAAGGTGTTGGCAAGGATTTGGTTGTACTTATGGCTGCAAGAGCATCAAGGATGGAGAACCAAGATGCAATTGATTGCGCAATCGTTTCAATGTTGGCAGACCCAAAGGAGGTACAGACTCTTCAAAGTTTGTTTTCCATCATGTTGTGTAGTTGAAATTTGGTTAGTCTACTAATAGTCCTTTGGTTTCGCAAGGCACGAGTTGGAATAAAAGAAGTTCATTTCCTTCCGTTTAATCCAACTGATAAAAGAACTGCCCTTACATACATTGATGGTGCTGGTAATATGCACAGGGTTAGCAAAGGTGCACCAGAGCAGGTAATACATAATTCATTCTCGCTTTTCAAGAACCACGCAACCTACCGATCATTGATAAACTTTTCTCATATACTGTGTAGATTCTCAATCTTGCACAAAACAAGGCAGAAATCGAACTGGAGGTTCATGCGATGATTGACAAGTTTGCAGAACGTGGACTTCGTTCTCTTGGGATTGCAAGACAGGTTTATTTCCCTCTTACGAATTCTTCATAATCGGATAAGTCAATTATCATGTATTCTTTCCTTAGCACCGAAGTTTTTTTTTTCATATAGGAAGTACCGGAGGGAAGTAAGGAAAGTGCAGGAGGACCATGGGAGTTTGTTGCTCTTCTCCCTCTTTTTGACCCTCCGAGACATGATAGCGCAGAAACAATCAGAAGAGCTCTTGATCTTGGCGTTAGTGTCAAAATGATCACTGGTACGTTGTATCATAGTACCACCGTCATTTGAAATTGAGTCAATGATTTTATATAATGCAAACTATACTCATGCTACAAAAAAAACTTTCAGGTGATCAACTCGCAATAGGTAAGGAAACGGGAAGGCGTCTAGGGATGGGGACTAACATGTATCCTTCTTCATCACTGCTCGGTGAAAATAAAGATCAATTAGGTGCTGTTTCCATTGATGATCTCATTGAGAAAGCTGACGGTTTTGCTggtaaaaagcgctgtctaagggggggattagaaagcgctttaggcaaaagcgctgtctaagggggggggcttagacagcgctttttgaaaagcgctgtctaaggtatacctaaaaaaattaaaataggagggtcttagaaagcgcttttggccaaagcgttgtctaagggggtggggcttagacagcgcttttcaaaagcgctgtctaaggtatacctaaaaaatttaaaataagagggtcttataaagcgcttttggccaaagcgctgtctaaggggggggcttagacagcgcttttaagatttaaaaaagcgctgtctgaacctttagcagcggaggtttagacagcgctttaaagcgctgtctaaggctaaaaaaagcgctgtctaaggtcttgtttgttgtagtgaaAGGCTTTACATCCCTTCAAATTATTTCTCAACTTTTTCAAAACTCAGTTCCATACCACCTTAAAGCCATTACAATCATACTATCAGGCAGAGTTTAGACCCTTTACTAAGTACCTATACGAGTTAGGCATCTCACATAGACTGACTTTCCATCACACCTCTCATCAAAATGGGACTGTTGAAAGAAAACACAAATATATTGTGGAACTGGGGCTTACCATATTGTCTAACTCAATCATTCGTCTAAAATTATTGGACCATAATTTTTCTACTTTTGTGCACATCATCAATAGGCTTTCAACTGTTGGCTTGACCAAGTTCCACTCTCCTTATCATGCCGTGTATACCCAACTATAAATCTATCAAAGTGTTTGGTTGTACTTGTTTTCCTTTTATAAGACCCTGTAACAAGCACGAGCTAGAATTTAGGAGTCAATAATGTGTGTATCTAGGAGTTTCATCTCAACAAAAAGGATTTTGGTTTCTCAATAATTATAGTAAATTGCTCATGTCTAAAGGTGTTGTGTTTAATGAGCATCATTTCCCTTTTTCTGCTATGTTTTAGTCTAATATCTCTCTCAAAATCAACATAATTATCAGTCAAAGTCTCTTACTTTTTGTCGGTTGTCTTCTCATCACACACCTAATATAAGTTTCACAAAACCAATGGACACTAACACATTCCCTCAAATTGTGCAGGACAACCTATCATATGTTAAGTCTTAAATTGACAAATCAAATCCTAATACAGACCTTAACCATGAGCATATATTATCTAAGAGTACCTCTAACAGTCTTGCTCAACTGCCTCGGTCTAATCCTTAGTCTGTACTAGGATTTGACATATCAAATCCTAGTGAGCATATACTATCTAAGAGTATCTCTAGCAGTCTTGCTCAACTGCCTCAGTCTAATCCTTAGTCCACTATGTCCTAAACTAACCATGATGGTCCAACTCTTGACAGGACTTACTTTATACCACCAATTGTGGTCGTTGAGCATAAGTCCATACTAGTACTAAATGGTCTAAGCTGTCTCTCTCACCATCCATACATAGATCCACACATCCAGAAATTTTTCACATCAATAATCATCCTAAGTTGACAAAAGTCAAGATTATCCATTACAAACCAAAAACCTTTTTGACACATGTGGAAGCCTACCACAATCAGAGTTATACTCATTATTGCCTTGATCAACAAGTAGGATATCAAAAAATTTACATCAATAATGATTTTCTTAGTGGCTCTCTTCAAGAAAATATCTACATGTCTCAACCATTGCCTTGGCACTTTGACAAACTTGGACAATCGTTTTGTAGTGAGTGATTTTTCCACACTCAAAGCATGTGACTTGCTTTTCTTATTTCTTCTTCTCATCCCACTTTATTTGAAGTGTTTTATTTTCTCAATTTTATTAAGTTCTTGTCTGAGTGTTTTAGACCTTTCTTCCTCGTATACTTATTACTGCACCTTACAAATAATCCTATCTCTTCATCTTCCTCTACTTTGACCTTGATAGTTGAGGCCTTCAAGGAGATGTTTTTCTTCTCTTATTTATTCTTTTCTTTGCGCTTTACATTACTTTCACTCGCTTTAAGTCTCTTCAAGTAACACTCGTGTTCAGTTAGCTTACGAAAGAGAGTTCAAGGGACAAAAGGTCATTCTTTGATGGCTACCCATAATTTTAAATCCATGGACATAAGGTGTATGTACATGAAATCCTTCCAATATCTATAGTTTTCAAAAGCGAAAATAAGAGATCTATTGTATGCTCCCTTCAAATTAATTTGCACTATATTCAATAACTTTTGGGGTGTTAAATTTTATCAAAAGAACCAGTTCCTGATTCCAATTGTTGGATTAAATATGGGATATTTTTTCTTGAGAGGGGGGGTGTTAAATAGCCAGTTAAAAATCTCTTCTTTTCTGTAAAAAAAGTCAGATTACACAAGTAGAAATGAATATAGTCAGAATTTATTTTATAGGTTTTAAGCTATTGGAAGAAGAATATTGTAACACACACGCGCACGAGCACACACACACCCCCACCTCCCCATACACTCACACACTTCCAATGGTTTGAAATGAAGATATGAACAATGTAATCAAGGTGTTTGATTCACTTAActattataattttaattatttatagAATAATCAATAACGTAATTATTTAGAAATATAATTCTAAACAAACCTAATCCTATACAAAGTATTACTATGAATACAATAAACCTATGAAGTAGTTCAAGATTAAACGGTAAATCTAACATCTAACACAAGCATGCAAGAAATATAAATGAGAGAGAGTGTGAatgtgtgtgtgtatatatatatatatatatatatatatatatatatatatatatatatatatatatatatatatatatatatatatatatatatatatatatatatatatatatatatatagagagagagagagagagagagcatcAGGAATAATAATGGTTCGATGATATCGTC is a window of Lathyrus oleraceus cultivar Zhongwan6 chromosome 6, CAAS_Psat_ZW6_1.0, whole genome shotgun sequence DNA encoding:
- the LOC127096406 gene encoding plasma membrane ATPase 1, with protein sequence MQGKRGDYQDFVGIIILLIINSTISFIEENNAGNAAAALMARLAPKAKVLRDGKWSEEDASVLVPGDIVSIKLGDIIPADARLLEGDPLKIDQSALTGESLPVTKHPGEGVYSGSTCKQGEIEVVVIATGVHTFFGKAAHLVENTTHVGHFQQVLTSIGNFCICSIAIGLIIEIIVIYGVHGYGYRNGIDNLLVLLIGGIPIAMPTVLSVTMAIGSHKLSQQGAITKRMTAIEEMAGMDVLCSDKTGTLTLNKLTVDKEMIEVFAKGVGKDLVVLMAARASRMENQDAIDCAIVSMLADPKEARVGIKEVHFLPFNPTDKRTALTYIDGAGNMHRVSKGAPEQILNLAQNKAEIELEVHAMIDKFAERGLRSLGIARQEVPEGSKESAGGPWEFVALLPLFDPPRHDSAETIRRALDLGVSVKMITGDQLAIGKETGRRLGMGTNMYPSSSLLGENKDQLGAVSIDDLIEKADGFAGSCYNNLVKQNTNYNNQIYLHSCFLVELVYN